Proteins found in one Streptococcus mitis genomic segment:
- a CDS encoding CCA tRNA nucleotidyltransferase produces the protein MRLTQMPSEFQKALPVLEKIKEAGFEAYFVGGSVRDALLNRPIHDVDIATSSYPEETKQIFPRTADIGIEHGTVLVLDGDEEYEVTTFRTEDVYVDYRRPSAVSFVRSLEEDLKRRDFTVNAFALDETGEIIDLFHGLEDLEKQVLRAVGVASERFNEDALRIMRGFRFQASLGFELESETFKAMKTLTPLLEKISVERTFVEFDKLLLAPFWRRGLASMIESQAYDYLPDMAASQDKLNRLFDLETDFTFESSEQAWAALLSTLEIENAQPFLKAWKTSRQFAKQIQDLLTILALREKGELSKRDCYRFDLNLLLQAENLRQAQGKEVNPQVITETYQSLTIHYKKEIQINGGILIKEYGYQPGPDLGEILTEIEYAIVDGELENDRQAIHAYLREKK, from the coding sequence ATGAGATTAACGCAAATGCCTTCTGAATTTCAGAAGGCTTTACCAGTATTAGAAAAAATTAAAGAAGCAGGTTTTGAGGCCTATTTTGTTGGAGGTTCTGTTCGAGATGCCCTCCTCAATCGTCCCATCCATGATGTGGATATTGCGACGTCTTCTTATCCAGAGGAGACCAAGCAGATTTTTCCGCGAACAGCCGATATCGGAATCGAGCATGGAACCGTCTTGGTTTTAGATGGGGATGAGGAGTATGAGGTAACCACCTTTCGGACAGAGGATGTCTATGTGGACTATCGCAGACCCAGTGCAGTCTCCTTTGTGCGCTCGCTAGAAGAAGACCTCAAGCGCCGTGATTTTACAGTCAATGCCTTTGCTTTGGACGAGACAGGAGAAATCATTGACTTGTTCCATGGTTTAGAAGATTTGGAAAAGCAAGTCTTACGAGCAGTTGGAGTGGCAAGTGAGCGTTTCAACGAAGATGCTTTGCGGATTATGCGTGGTTTTCGTTTTCAGGCTAGTCTTGGCTTTGAGCTTGAGTCAGAAACCTTTAAAGCTATGAAGACTTTGACGCCACTTTTGGAGAAAATTTCTGTGGAGCGTACCTTCGTTGAGTTTGATAAACTCTTGCTGGCTCCCTTTTGGAGAAGGGGCTTGGCTTCCATGATTGAGAGTCAAGCTTATGACTATCTCCCTGATATGGCAGCTAGCCAGGATAAGCTCAATAGACTGTTTGATTTAGAGACTGATTTCACCTTTGAATCTTCAGAGCAAGCCTGGGCGGCTTTACTGTCGACTTTGGAGATTGAAAATGCGCAGCCATTTTTGAAGGCTTGGAAGACCTCACGCCAGTTTGCCAAGCAGATACAGGATTTACTGACTATTTTGGCCTTGCGTGAAAAGGGAGAATTGAGTAAGCGTGATTGTTACCGCTTTGACTTGAATTTGCTTTTACAGGCTGAAAATCTTCGTCAGGCTCAAGGAAAAGAAGTTAACCCGCAAGTCATCACAGAAACTTACCAGAGTTTGACCATTCATTATAAGAAAGAAATCCAGATTAATGGTGGCATTTTGATTAAGGAATATGGTTATCAGCCTGGACCAGACTTGGGAGAGATTTTAACAGAGATTGAGTATGCTATTGTCGATGGAGAATTGGAAAATGACCGACAAGCCATCCATGCTTATCTGAGGGAGAAAAAATGA
- the dapB gene encoding 4-hydroxy-tetrahydrodipicolinate reductase: protein MSIRVIIAGFKGKMGQAACQMVLADPDLDLVAVLDPFESESEWQGIPVFKDKADLAGFKADVWVDFTTPAVAYENTRFALENGFAPVVGTTGFTSEEIAELKAFSRAQDLGGLIAPNFALGAVLLMQFATQAAKYFPNVEIIELHHDKKKDAPSGTAIKTAELMAEVRESIQQGAPDEEELISGARGADFDGMRIHSVRLPGLVAHQEVIFGNQGEGLTLRHDSYDRSSFMTGVNLGIKEVVKRHELVYGLEHLL from the coding sequence ATGAGTATTCGAGTAATTATTGCTGGTTTTAAGGGAAAAATGGGGCAAGCTGCTTGTCAGATGGTCTTGGCTGATCCAGACTTGGACTTGGTAGCAGTTTTGGATCCTTTTGAGTCTGAGTCAGAATGGCAAGGTATTCCTGTTTTCAAGGATAAGGCTGATTTGGCAGGCTTTAAAGCAGATGTCTGGGTAGACTTTACTACACCAGCTGTTGCCTATGAAAATACACGCTTTGCTCTTGAAAATGGTTTTGCTCCAGTAGTTGGAACAACAGGTTTCACAAGTGAAGAAATTGCAGAGCTAAAAGCATTTTCTCGTGCCCAAGATTTGGGTGGCTTGATCGCTCCTAACTTTGCCTTGGGTGCTGTCTTGCTTATGCAATTTGCGACGCAGGCTGCCAAATATTTCCCAAATGTGGAGATTATCGAGCTCCATCATGACAAGAAAAAGGATGCTCCGAGTGGAACAGCTATTAAAACAGCTGAATTGATGGCAGAAGTTCGAGAGTCAATCCAGCAAGGTGCGCCTGATGAGGAAGAATTGATTTCAGGTGCCCGTGGTGCTGACTTTGATGGCATGCGGATTCACTCAGTTCGTTTGCCAGGCTTGGTAGCCCATCAGGAAGTCATCTTTGGCAATCAGGGAGAAGGATTGACCCTCCGTCATGACTCCTATGATCGCAGCTCCTTCATGACAGGGGTGAATTTGGGAATTAAAGAAGTTGTCAAGCGTCATGAGCTTGTCTATGGATTAGAACACTTATTATGA
- a CDS encoding CdaR family protein: MRKNSLYIISSLFFACVLFIYATSTNFQNSNTARQVKSETYTNTITNVPIDIHYDDDQYFISGFASEVSVVLTGANRVTLASEMQESTRKFKVTADLTDASVGTIEVPLNIENLPSGLTAVATPQKITVKVGKKVKRDGMIVVPQVDQSQIDSKLQIDSVTVSNERVSVTTDQETLSKIDRIIALLPTSERITGNYSGSVPLQAIDRNGVVLPAVITPFDTTMKVTTKPVAPSSSTSNSTTSSSSETSSSTKATSSKTN; the protein is encoded by the coding sequence ATGAGAAAAAATAGTCTATATATCATTTCATCTCTCTTTTTTGCTTGTGTCTTATTTATCTATGCAACGTCAACCAACTTTCAAAATAGCAATACCGCAAGGCAGGTCAAATCAGAAACCTACACCAATACGATAACGAACGTTCCTATCGATATTCACTATGATGATGACCAGTATTTCATTAGCGGATTTGCATCAGAAGTTTCAGTTGTACTGACAGGTGCCAATCGTGTGACCTTGGCTAGCGAAATGCAGGAGAGCACTCGTAAGTTTAAGGTAACTGCTGATTTGACGGATGCCAGTGTTGGAACGATTGAAGTTCCCTTGAATATTGAAAATCTTCCAAGCGGATTGACCGCTGTGGCAACGCCTCAAAAGATCACAGTGAAAGTTGGGAAGAAGGTTAAGCGAGATGGGATGATTGTTGTGCCACAAGTTGACCAAAGCCAGATTGATTCCAAGCTACAAATTGATAGTGTAACCGTGTCAAATGAACGGGTTTCTGTCACAACTGACCAAGAAACACTATCTAAAATTGATCGTATTATTGCGCTTTTACCAACCAGCGAACGCATAACAGGTAATTACAGTGGTTCAGTACCTTTGCAGGCAATTGATCGCAATGGTGTTGTCTTACCAGCAGTTATAACTCCGTTCGACACAACAATGAAGGTGACTACAAAACCAGTAGCACCAAGTTCAAGTACATCAAATTCAACAACAAGCAGCTCATCGGAGACATCTTCGTCAACGAAAGCAACTAGTTCAAAAACGAATTAA
- the cdaA gene encoding diadenylate cyclase CdaA: MNFQQLSNLQYWTSLFSSPWSIAINLFDILIVAYILYRFTKAIAGTKIMILVRGVVIFVLAQVVANILGLTTISWLINQIITYGVIAAVVIFSPEIRTGLERLGRATDFFSTAQISAEEQMIRAFIKSVEYMSPRKIGALVAIQRVRTLQEYIATGIPLDANISAELLINIFIPNTPLHDGAVIIRENRIAVTSAYLPLTESTGISKEFGTRHRAAIGLSEVSDALTFIVSEETGGISITYNGVFKHDLTIEEFEAELRAILLPVVEEKVSFKDRLLGGWKYEKK; encoded by the coding sequence ATGAACTTTCAACAATTATCCAACCTGCAATATTGGACTAGCTTGTTTTCTAGTCCTTGGAGTATTGCCATCAATCTGTTTGATATTTTGATTGTGGCCTATATTTTATATCGTTTTACAAAAGCGATAGCTGGCACCAAGATTATGATTTTGGTGCGGGGGGTCGTGATTTTTGTATTAGCCCAGGTTGTGGCCAATATCCTTGGTTTAACAACGATTTCTTGGTTGATTAATCAAATTATCACCTATGGGGTTATTGCTGCGGTTGTTATCTTCTCTCCAGAGATTCGGACTGGTTTGGAACGCTTGGGAAGGGCGACAGATTTCTTTTCTACTGCTCAAATTAGTGCAGAGGAGCAAATGATTCGTGCCTTTATCAAGTCGGTTGAATATATGAGTCCTCGTAAGATTGGTGCTCTGGTTGCCATCCAACGAGTTCGGACCTTGCAAGAATACATTGCGACAGGGATTCCTTTGGATGCCAATATTTCAGCTGAACTCCTTATTAATATCTTTATCCCCAACACTCCCCTACACGATGGTGCTGTGATTATCAGAGAAAATCGAATAGCAGTAACCTCTGCCTATTTGCCCCTGACAGAAAGTACAGGGATTTCCAAGGAATTTGGGACCAGACACCGGGCGGCTATCGGTTTATCAGAAGTGTCGGATGCCTTGACCTTCATCGTCTCAGAGGAAACAGGTGGCATTTCTATTACCTACAATGGGGTTTTCAAGCACGACTTGACGATTGAAGAATTTGAAGCAGAGCTACGAGCAATTCTTTTGCCAGTTGTTGAGGAAAAAGTCAGTTTTAAGGACCGTTTGCTAGGAGGCTGGAAATATGAGAAAAAATAG
- a CDS encoding NAD(P)/FAD-dependent oxidoreductase has translation MSQLYDITIVGGGPVGLFAAFYAHLRQAKVQIIDSLPQLGGQPAILYPEKEILDVPGFPNLTGEELTNRLIEQLHGFDTPIHLNETVLEIEKQEEGFVITTSKGSHLSKTVIIAMGGGAFKPRPLELEGVECYENIHYHVSNIQQYAGKKVTILGGGDSAVDWALAFEKIAPTTLVHRRDNFRALEHSVQALQESSVTIKTPFVPSQLLGDGKRLDKLEITKVKSDETETIDLDHLFVNYGFKSSVGNLKNWGLDLNRHKIIVNSKQESSQAGIYAIGDCCYYDGKIDLIATGLGEAPTAINNAINYIDPEQKVQPKHSTSL, from the coding sequence ATGTCTCAACTCTATGATATTACCATTGTAGGTGGTGGTCCTGTCGGGCTTTTTGCAGCCTTCTATGCCCATCTACGCCAAGCCAAGGTCCAAATCATCGACTCTCTTCCCCAACTAGGTGGACAACCTGCTATTCTCTATCCTGAAAAGGAAATCCTAGACGTCCCAGGTTTCCCAAATCTGACTGGAGAAGAGTTGACTAACCGTCTAATCGAGCAATTACATGGCTTTGATACCCCTATTCATCTCAATGAAACGGTCCTTGAGATTGAAAAACAAGAAGAAGGCTTTGTCATTACAACTTCTAAAGGAAGTCACCTGTCTAAAACTGTTATCATCGCTATGGGTGGCGGTGCCTTTAAACCACGTCCGCTGGAACTAGAAGGCGTTGAATGCTATGAAAATATCCACTACCATGTTTCCAACATCCAGCAATACGCTGGTAAGAAAGTGACGATTCTTGGTGGTGGGGACTCAGCTGTGGATTGGGCTTTGGCTTTTGAAAAAATTGCGCCAACTACCCTTGTTCACCGCAGAGATAATTTCCGCGCCTTGGAACACAGTGTACAAGCCTTACAGGAATCTTCTGTAACCATCAAGACACCATTCGTCCCTAGCCAACTCCTTGGAGATGGAAAAAGGCTCGATAAACTTGAAATCACAAAAGTCAAATCTGATGAAACAGAAACGATTGACCTAGACCACCTCTTTGTCAACTATGGTTTCAAATCTTCTGTCGGTAACCTTAAAAACTGGGGTCTGGACCTCAACCGCCACAAGATTATCGTCAACAGCAAACAAGAATCTAGCCAAGCAGGTATCTATGCTATCGGTGACTGTTGCTACTATGACGGAAAAATTGATCTGATTGCGACAGGCCTCGGAGAAGCTCCAACCGCTATCAACAATGCCATCAACTATATCGACCCAGAGCAAAAAGTACAACCAAAACATTCAACCAGTTTATAA
- a CDS encoding DegV family protein, with translation MKLAVITDSSAYLSAETLQREDLYVLDIPVNIDGEEYVEGVNLTAEEFYQKMAQASELPKTSQPSIAKLDEILTSLKEQGYTHALGLFLSSGISGFYQNIQYMVDDYEGLTIAFPDTLITSAPLGIMVESVFNWKDQGDDFAIIQDKLAIQISRTSAFIMVDDLDHLVKGGRLSNGAAILGNLLSIKPILYFNDQGVIEVYEKVRTEKKATKRLIEIIKEATASGQYRIIVIHGNASEKAEELRQHLLDSGVGTDISPATFGSVIGTHLGAGSIALGYIPVI, from the coding sequence ATGAAATTAGCTGTTATCACAGATTCCTCTGCCTATCTCAGTGCAGAGACCTTGCAAAGAGAAGATTTGTATGTCTTGGATATTCCTGTCAATATTGATGGTGAGGAGTATGTTGAAGGTGTTAATCTGACTGCTGAAGAATTTTACCAAAAAATGGCTCAGGCTTCTGAATTGCCTAAGACCAGTCAACCAAGTATTGCCAAGTTAGATGAGATTCTAACTTCGCTTAAAGAACAAGGCTATACCCATGCTTTGGGGCTTTTCCTATCTTCTGGAATTTCAGGTTTTTACCAAAATATCCAGTACATGGTCGATGATTATGAGGGCTTAACCATTGCCTTCCCAGACACTTTGATTACAAGTGCTCCTCTAGGTATCATGGTTGAAAGTGTCTTTAATTGGAAAGACCAGGGCGATGACTTTGCCATTATTCAGGATAAGCTAGCTATTCAAATCAGCCGTACGTCAGCTTTTATCATGGTAGATGACCTGGATCATTTGGTAAAAGGTGGACGTCTTTCAAATGGTGCTGCTATTTTGGGCAATCTGCTTAGCATTAAGCCAATCCTTTATTTCAACGACCAAGGTGTGATTGAAGTGTACGAAAAAGTTCGTACTGAAAAGAAAGCCACAAAGCGCTTAATTGAAATCATCAAGGAAGCCACAGCTTCAGGCCAATACCGTATCATTGTTATTCACGGGAATGCTTCTGAAAAGGCCGAGGAATTGCGTCAGCACTTGCTTGATTCTGGGGTAGGTACGGATATTTCACCTGCGACATTTGGTAGTGTCATTGGAACCCATCTAGGAGCAGGAAGCATTGCTCTAGGTTATATTCCAGTGATTTAG
- a CDS encoding DUF1149 family protein — MNLKREQEFVSQYHFDARNFEWENENGAPETKVDVNFQLIQHDQENQVTSLIVVLSFMIVFDKFVISGTISQVNHIDGRIVNEPSELNQEEVETLARPCLNMLNRLTYEVTEIALDLPGINLEF, encoded by the coding sequence ATGAATCTTAAACGTGAACAAGAATTTGTTAGTCAGTATCATTTTGATGCGCGTAATTTTGAATGGGAAAATGAAAATGGAGCTCCTGAAACTAAGGTGGATGTGAACTTCCAATTGATTCAACATGACCAAGAAAATCAAGTGACTTCCTTGATCGTTGTCTTGAGTTTTATGATTGTATTTGATAAATTTGTCATCAGTGGAACCATTTCACAGGTGAACCATATCGATGGTCGTATTGTTAACGAACCAAGTGAATTGAACCAAGAAGAAGTGGAAACCTTGGCTCGTCCATGTTTGAACATGCTCAACCGTTTGACTTACGAAGTAACTGAAATTGCATTAGACTTACCAGGAATTAATTTGGAGTTCTAA
- the glmM gene encoding phosphoglucosamine mutase, giving the protein MGKYFGTDGVRGEANVELTPELAFKLGRFGGYVLSQHETEAPKVFVGRDTRISGEMLESALVAGLLSVGIHVYKLGVLATPAVAYLVKTEGASAGVMISASHNPALDNGIKFFGGDGFKLDDEKEAEIEALLDAAEDTLPRPSAEGLGTLVDYPEGLRKYEGYLVSTGTPLEGMKVALDTANGAASTSARQIFADLGAQLTVIGETPDGLNINLNVGSTHPETLQEVVKESGSAIGLAFDGDSDRLIAIDENGEIVDGDKIMYIIGKYLSEKGQLAQNTIVTTVMSNLGFHKALDREGINKVVTAVGDRYVVEEMRKSGYNLGGEQSGHVILMDYNTTGDGQLSAVQLTKIMKETGKSLSELAAEVTIYPQKLVNIRVENAMKEKAMEVPAIKAIIEKMEEEMAGNGRILVRPSGTEPLLRVMAEAPTTEEVDYYVDTIADVVRAEIGID; this is encoded by the coding sequence ATGGGTAAATATTTTGGGACTGATGGAGTCCGTGGAGAAGCTAACGTAGAATTAACGCCAGAATTGGCCTTCAAACTAGGTCGTTTTGGAGGCTATGTTCTTAGCCAACATGAAACGGAAGCACCGAAAGTTTTTGTAGGACGTGATACACGTATTTCTGGGGAAATGCTGGAATCAGCCTTGGTAGCTGGTCTTCTTTCAGTTGGTATTCACGTATACAAACTAGGTGTTCTTGCAACACCAGCAGTAGCTTACTTGGTTAAAACTGAAGGGGCAAGTGCCGGTGTCATGATTTCTGCTAGCCACAACCCAGCCCTTGATAATGGAATTAAGTTCTTTGGAGGTGATGGTTTCAAACTAGATGACGAAAAAGAAGCAGAAATTGAAGCCTTGTTAGATGCTGCAGAAGATACTCTTCCTCGTCCAAGTGCTGAAGGCTTGGGAACCTTGGTAGATTATCCAGAAGGCTTGCGTAAGTATGAAGGCTACCTTGTTTCAACTGGAACTCCTCTTGAAGGAATGAAAGTTGCCTTGGATACAGCCAATGGTGCAGCTTCTACAAGTGCCCGTCAAATCTTTGCAGACCTTGGTGCTCAATTAACTGTTATCGGGGAAACACCAGATGGTCTTAACATCAACCTTAATGTTGGTTCAACCCACCCAGAAACCCTTCAAGAAGTGGTCAAAGAAAGCGGGTCAGCTATTGGTTTGGCCTTTGACGGAGACAGTGACCGTTTGATTGCTATTGATGAAAATGGTGAGATCGTTGATGGTGACAAAATCATGTACATCATCGGAAAATACCTTTCTGAAAAGGGACAATTAGCCCAAAATACAATCGTGACAACCGTTATGTCTAACCTTGGTTTCCACAAGGCCTTGGACCGTGAAGGCATTAACAAGGTGGTCACTGCAGTTGGCGACCGCTATGTTGTGGAAGAAATGAGAAAATCAGGTTACAACCTCGGTGGTGAACAGTCTGGTCACGTCATCTTGATGGACTACAATACAACAGGTGATGGTCAATTATCAGCTGTTCAATTGACCAAAATCATGAAGGAGACTGGTAAGAGCTTGTCAGAGTTGGCAGCAGAAGTAACCATCTATCCACAAAAATTAGTCAATATCCGAGTGGAAAATGCCATGAAGGAAAAGGCTATGGAAGTTCCAGCTATCAAGGCTATCATCGAGAAGATGGAAGAAGAAATGGCAGGGAACGGCCGTATTCTTGTTCGCCCAAGTGGGACAGAACCCCTCTTGCGTGTTATGGCAGAAGCGCCTACAACAGAAGAAGTAGACTACTATGTTGATACCATCGCAGACGTAGTTCGAGCTGAAATCGGGATTGACTAA